From a region of the Nonlabens dokdonensis DSW-6 genome:
- a CDS encoding SulP family inorganic anion transporter, with translation MLSSFYDTKNLKGDLTGGLVAGVVALPLALAFGVQSGLGAIAGLYGAIAVGVFAAIFGGTATQASGPTGPMTVVSAALVVKAIELTGSIEAAMPIIILTFLTGGIIQMLFGFINIAGYIKYFPYPVVSGFMSGVGLIIILLQIFPLFGMVSPKNTLKVLGDMPLLIEGFNWQALVLGALTVLIYYVFPKITKAIPSALVALIVVSIVAYFLPWQVPIIGDIPSGLPSLKLNGILDIDSSAYALVAEYALVLAVLGSIDSLLTSVIADNMTKTKHNSNRELIGQGIGNMVAAIFGGIPGAGATKGTVVNINSGGKTRLSGVLHGLFLAAVLLGLSGLAAHIPLAVLAGILIPIGFKIIDTKGLKHLLAVPRADAVVLIIVLLMTTFGSLIQAVGIGVILASLLFMKRASDLGEKGLEVGTLAGFDGEQPWKDEQALYETFKNQIYIKHLYGPLFFGFTSHFQETIKALSPEVKALIIRLDRVPYIDQSGLYALENAVLDLEKRNVKVVLTGLQEQPKDKLESIDIIPDLVSESETFETIEEAFVYLKNYFKL, from the coding sequence ATGCTTTCTTCTTTTTATGATACTAAAAATTTAAAAGGTGACCTCACTGGTGGCTTAGTGGCTGGTGTTGTTGCTCTACCTCTTGCACTAGCTTTTGGCGTTCAATCTGGTTTAGGAGCCATTGCTGGATTATACGGTGCTATCGCTGTAGGAGTTTTTGCGGCTATCTTCGGTGGTACTGCAACTCAAGCCAGTGGACCTACTGGACCTATGACTGTTGTATCTGCTGCTTTAGTGGTAAAAGCCATTGAACTTACAGGCAGCATAGAGGCCGCAATGCCTATTATCATCCTTACATTTTTAACCGGTGGAATTATTCAAATGCTTTTTGGCTTTATAAATATAGCTGGATACATTAAATACTTCCCATATCCCGTTGTATCTGGTTTTATGAGCGGTGTAGGTTTAATCATCATTTTACTTCAAATATTTCCGCTTTTCGGAATGGTATCACCTAAAAACACGTTGAAAGTCCTAGGTGATATGCCTTTATTAATAGAAGGTTTTAATTGGCAAGCACTAGTATTAGGTGCTTTAACTGTTTTGATATATTATGTTTTTCCTAAAATTACTAAAGCAATTCCTAGCGCTCTTGTAGCATTAATTGTTGTTTCAATAGTAGCTTATTTTTTACCATGGCAAGTCCCTATCATAGGTGATATTCCATCTGGATTACCTTCTTTAAAGTTGAATGGAATTTTGGATATTGACTCGAGTGCCTATGCTCTCGTTGCCGAATATGCTTTAGTTCTAGCTGTTTTAGGGTCTATAGATTCTTTACTCACATCAGTCATCGCAGATAATATGACCAAAACCAAACACAATAGCAATAGAGAGTTAATAGGTCAAGGAATAGGGAACATGGTAGCTGCTATATTTGGTGGTATTCCTGGCGCAGGAGCTACTAAAGGAACGGTAGTAAATATCAATTCGGGAGGTAAAACGCGCCTATCCGGCGTATTGCATGGATTGTTTCTTGCAGCGGTTTTATTAGGTTTAAGTGGTCTTGCAGCGCACATTCCGCTAGCGGTTCTTGCCGGAATCTTGATCCCGATCGGTTTTAAAATAATAGATACAAAAGGACTTAAACATTTACTTGCGGTTCCACGTGCAGATGCCGTAGTTTTAATAATCGTACTGTTGATGACTACATTTGGCAGTTTGATACAAGCGGTAGGTATAGGAGTTATACTGGCATCTTTACTATTTATGAAACGCGCAAGCGATCTAGGAGAAAAAGGACTAGAAGTAGGAACTCTTGCAGGATTTGACGGTGAACAACCATGGAAAGACGAGCAAGCACTTTATGAGACCTTTAAGAATCAAATTTATATAAAACACCTCTATGGACCTCTATTCTTCGGTTTCACGTCACACTTTCAAGAAACTATTAAAGCACTTTCTCCAGAAGTAAAAGCGTTGATAATTCGCCTAGATCGAGTTCCTTACATTGATCAATCTGGTTTGTATGCTTTAGAAAATGCGGTTCTAGACCTAGAAAAACGTAATGTAAAAGTAGTCCTTACTGGTTTACAAGAACAACCTAAAGATAAATTAGAATCTATTGATATCATACCAGATCTGGTAAGCGAGTCTGAGACTTTTGAAACAATAGAAGAGGCTTTTGTTTACTTAAAGAACTATTTTAAATTATAG
- a CDS encoding 3-hydroxyacyl-CoA dehydrogenase NAD-binding domain-containing protein — translation MEINKLGVIGAGTMGSGIAQVAATAGCQVKLFDVNQAQLDKARAALEKIMNRLIEKGRIDAAEKSRIQSNISYVNTIKDLADSDLTIEAIIENLDTKKKVFQELESYVSDNCIIASNTSSLSIASIAASLDKPERCIGIHFFNPAPLMKLVEVISAVQTSQNVTDTCVETIENWKKVVAVAKDTPGFIVNRVARPFYSESLRIYEEGIASFATIDYALKGLGFKMGPFELMDYIGHDVNYVVTETVFAAFYFDPRYKPSLTQKRLMEAGWLGRKSGRGFYDYVNVDSEHAFAKADPVKSTELIKEIQDRVLVMLINEAADALFLNIATAQGIDSAMTKGVNYPKGLLAWANEKGIEWCVNELDAMYDLYREDRYRCSPILRKMNNSNLVFEFVSL, via the coding sequence ATGGAAATTAATAAGTTAGGAGTCATAGGAGCGGGAACAATGGGAAGTGGTATTGCTCAGGTAGCTGCCACAGCTGGCTGTCAAGTGAAATTGTTTGATGTAAATCAGGCGCAACTAGACAAAGCCCGAGCTGCTCTAGAGAAGATAATGAACCGACTTATTGAAAAAGGTAGAATAGATGCTGCCGAGAAAAGTCGCATTCAGTCCAATATCTCTTATGTAAATACGATTAAAGATCTTGCTGACTCTGATCTTACCATAGAGGCAATTATCGAAAACCTAGATACAAAGAAAAAGGTATTTCAAGAACTGGAATCTTACGTGTCTGACAACTGCATTATTGCTTCTAATACATCTAGTTTAAGTATAGCGAGTATTGCAGCATCACTCGATAAACCAGAACGTTGTATAGGAATTCACTTCTTTAATCCTGCGCCATTGATGAAGCTTGTTGAGGTAATTTCTGCCGTACAAACATCCCAAAATGTGACGGACACTTGTGTAGAAACTATTGAGAATTGGAAAAAAGTTGTAGCTGTAGCAAAAGACACTCCAGGTTTTATAGTGAATCGTGTAGCACGTCCATTTTACAGTGAATCCTTGCGTATTTATGAAGAAGGAATAGCAAGTTTTGCCACTATAGATTACGCTTTAAAAGGACTTGGTTTCAAAATGGGGCCATTTGAACTGATGGATTATATAGGTCACGATGTGAATTATGTGGTAACGGAAACTGTTTTTGCAGCTTTCTACTTTGATCCACGTTACAAGCCGTCGTTAACTCAGAAACGATTGATGGAAGCCGGCTGGCTAGGGCGCAAATCTGGACGTGGTTTTTATGATTATGTAAATGTGGATAGTGAACACGCTTTCGCGAAAGCGGACCCAGTAAAATCTACTGAACTCATAAAAGAAATTCAAGATCGAGTTCTCGTAATGCTCATCAATGAGGCTGCAGATGCCTTGTTTTTAAACATAGCAACGGCTCAAGGAATAGATAGCGCGATGACCAAAGGTGTGAATTATCCAAAAGGATTGCTCGCTTGGGCAAACGAAAAAGGAATCGAATGGTGTGTAAATGAACTGGACGCGATGTATGATTTATACCGAGAAGATCGATATAGATGCTCACCAATATTACGTAAAATGAATAACAGTAATTTAGTCTTTGAGTTTGTGAGTCTCTGA
- a CDS encoding four helix bundle protein — MFKSEYHFKFEDLIVYQKAMAFGERINKITEQFPKKEIYRLSSQYSRAADSIAANISEGYGSTDANFNRYLKMAWDSSHECVTWNTKAFLRKYIDHEEFEENRRMLTEIGKMISALRRSLKNK; from the coding sequence ATGTTTAAAAGTGAATATCATTTTAAGTTTGAAGATTTAATTGTTTACCAAAAAGCGATGGCCTTTGGAGAGAGAATTAATAAAATAACGGAACAATTTCCCAAAAAAGAAATTTATAGGTTATCCTCTCAGTATTCTCGTGCCGCTGATTCTATTGCTGCAAATATTTCAGAAGGTTATGGAAGCACTGATGCTAATTTTAATAGATATCTCAAAATGGCATGGGATAGCAGTCATGAATGTGTGACTTGGAATACCAAAGCTTTCTTAAGGAAATATATAGATCATGAAGAGTTTGAAGAAAATAGAAGGATGTTGACAGAAATAGGTAAAATGATTTCGGCATTAAGACGAAGTCTTAAAAATAAATAA
- a CDS encoding PaaI family thioesterase: MTQKLKGTEIPAKMLSLDPYSTWLGIEILSVDIGCVKLGMTIRPEMLNSMGKAHGGITYSLADTAFGFSSNTHGKFAVSIETSINHIEALEEGDYITAECTLDKTKTKVGFNIVEVKKGDELVALFKGVVYRTNKDWE, translated from the coding sequence ATGACTCAAAAACTAAAAGGAACTGAGATACCAGCAAAAATGCTTTCACTTGATCCATATTCTACATGGTTAGGTATTGAAATCCTGTCGGTTGATATAGGTTGTGTAAAGTTAGGAATGACCATAAGACCAGAAATGCTCAATAGTATGGGAAAAGCACATGGTGGGATTACCTACTCGCTGGCAGATACTGCTTTTGGTTTCTCATCAAACACGCATGGTAAATTTGCCGTTTCTATAGAAACAAGCATCAACCACATAGAAGCACTTGAAGAAGGCGATTACATCACAGCAGAATGCACTCTAGACAAAACCAAAACCAAAGTAGGTTTTAACATCGTTGAGGTAAAAAAAGGCGATGAACTTGTAGCGCTTTTTAAAGGCGTGGTTTATAGGACTAATAAGGATTGGGAATGA
- a CDS encoding T9SS type A sorting domain-containing protein → MKTNYLFIAITFLICFATTAQIITIPDVALKNILVNNNVTDTTGNGVADSDVDTNNDGQIQQSEANAATILHLGFNVNIQSLEGIQFFNNLEELIIRNSQVNYVPVFFMSSLKTVIVDDNQVSNIDVSNLSNLEVLLLDNTSINTIDVTQNPNLKELSLENNSLTSIDVTQNPNLELLRLNNNSLSSIDLAQNNNLLNLKLNDNSLNSIDLSQNTLLQSLSLNNNNISVLDVSTSPDISNLELENTLITALDLSSQTSIYYLSVINCPLTSLTGLSNKLELDSLLIKNTNISSLVINNNNAFVSGIEIENNPLLTSIQMNNNVGFFGNNITNNPNLIDLEANNNSIFGLYTDNNGLENISLENGNQLDYLQFNNEVNLQELSFLKTDTSTFGNNFIINNCSIDRLIIKNGITDIISFTGTNNINYICGDNDEILSLSAALNNSGISNVNLNTYCTFSPGGDLHQIMGTVRIDSDLNGCSVNDLRFTDFKFTVNNGTSSAIFFESPGYDYQIDVPEGTYTITPEPIVPALYNSLIFFTANFATRSPDVVQDICLIPNGTVVDFSTIMFEDQPARPGFDADYKLHYKNNGTAASNGILFLSFDDSRMDFLNSDTVFQSINNGIIRWDFGTMQPNEERIINLTFNINSPIETPSVNGGDVLTFNGNISAPSGITDINTADNTFEYDQIVVNSFDPNDIACLEGEILDPTDLGKDLHYKIRFENTGTASAINIVVKNEIDLSKLDINTLIPVTSSHPMRTRIIEGNIVEFIFENINLDFNDATNDGYLIYKIKSLPTLQLGDMIGNQAEIYFDFNFPIITNDYMVTVAQTAGLGDVSLNRVTLFPNPSKDEVTLKSRSEIKALKIFDHLGRIVKMITLQNDILEKSISISNLKAGLYFIEVENKTGKQSLKLIKE, encoded by the coding sequence TTGAAAACCAACTATTTATTTATTGCTATTACTTTTTTAATTTGTTTTGCTACCACTGCGCAAATAATTACTATACCTGATGTTGCACTTAAAAACATATTAGTAAATAACAATGTAACTGACACAACTGGCAATGGAGTCGCAGATTCTGATGTAGACACAAACAATGACGGACAAATCCAACAGTCTGAAGCTAATGCTGCTACTATCCTACACTTGGGTTTCAATGTTAATATTCAATCGCTGGAAGGGATTCAGTTTTTTAATAACTTGGAGGAATTAATCATTAGAAATAGTCAAGTAAATTATGTTCCTGTTTTTTTTATGAGTTCACTAAAAACCGTTATTGTAGACGATAATCAAGTTTCCAATATTGACGTAAGTAACCTTTCCAACCTAGAAGTATTATTGCTGGACAATACATCCATCAACACAATAGATGTAACACAAAATCCTAATTTAAAAGAATTATCGTTAGAAAATAATAGCTTAACAAGTATAGATGTTACTCAAAATCCAAATTTGGAACTACTAAGACTTAACAATAATTCCTTAAGCTCTATTGATCTTGCACAAAATAATAATCTCCTGAATCTTAAATTAAATGATAACTCTTTAAATTCTATTGACTTATCTCAAAACACTCTTCTACAATCACTATCTTTAAACAATAACAACATAAGTGTTTTAGACGTTAGCACAAGTCCCGATATTAGCAATTTAGAACTGGAAAACACGCTTATCACTGCTTTAGATTTATCTAGTCAAACTAGTATTTACTATCTGTCTGTTATCAACTGTCCGCTAACGTCTTTAACTGGTCTATCGAATAAGTTAGAATTGGATTCATTACTTATTAAAAACACTAATATCTCGTCACTTGTTATCAATAATAACAATGCATTTGTTTCAGGAATTGAAATTGAAAACAATCCTTTATTAACATCAATTCAAATGAATAATAATGTGGGCTTCTTTGGAAATAATATCACAAATAACCCTAACCTAATCGACTTAGAAGCAAATAATAACTCCATTTTTGGCTTATATACTGATAATAATGGACTGGAAAATATAAGTTTGGAAAATGGAAATCAATTAGATTATCTTCAATTTAATAACGAGGTAAATCTTCAGGAATTGTCATTTTTAAAAACAGACACTTCAACTTTTGGTAATAATTTTATAATTAATAATTGTTCTATAGATCGACTTATTATAAAAAATGGAATTACAGACATCATTAGCTTTACTGGAACTAATAATATCAATTATATATGTGGTGATAATGACGAAATACTATCCTTATCAGCAGCTCTCAACAACAGTGGTATATCTAATGTAAATTTGAATACTTATTGCACCTTTTCTCCAGGAGGCGATTTACATCAAATTATGGGTACTGTGCGTATAGACTCAGACCTCAACGGCTGTTCTGTTAATGACCTTAGATTCACAGACTTTAAATTTACTGTTAATAATGGTACGTCTAGTGCGATCTTTTTTGAATCGCCTGGATATGATTATCAAATTGATGTGCCCGAAGGAACGTATACGATCACACCAGAACCTATTGTACCAGCACTATACAATTCATTAATTTTTTTTACAGCAAACTTTGCTACGAGAAGTCCAGATGTTGTTCAAGATATATGTTTGATTCCTAATGGAACAGTTGTAGATTTTTCTACTATTATGTTTGAAGATCAACCGGCAAGACCTGGTTTTGATGCAGACTATAAATTACACTATAAGAATAATGGAACAGCAGCTTCAAACGGTATTCTATTTTTAAGTTTTGACGATTCTAGAATGGATTTTTTAAATTCAGACACCGTTTTCCAAAGTATAAACAACGGTATTATACGATGGGATTTTGGCACAATGCAACCTAACGAAGAACGTATTATTAATTTAACTTTTAATATCAACTCACCTATAGAGACACCATCAGTGAATGGTGGTGATGTATTGACTTTTAACGGTAATATCTCTGCTCCTTCTGGAATAACTGATATCAACACCGCAGATAACACTTTTGAATACGATCAGATTGTTGTGAACTCTTTTGATCCTAATGACATCGCATGTCTTGAAGGAGAAATTTTAGACCCAACAGATTTAGGTAAGGATTTGCACTATAAAATAAGGTTTGAAAATACAGGAACTGCAAGTGCCATTAACATAGTGGTAAAAAATGAAATAGACCTTTCTAAACTCGACATAAATACGCTAATTCCAGTAACAAGTAGTCATCCTATGCGCACTAGAATTATAGAAGGAAACATAGTTGAATTTATCTTTGAAAACATCAACCTAGATTTTAATGATGCGACTAATGATGGTTACTTGATTTACAAAATAAAGTCGTTACCTACACTTCAGTTAGGAGATATGATAGGGAATCAAGCAGAGATTTACTTTGACTTTAATTTCCCAATTATTACAAACGATTACATGGTTACTGTGGCTCAAACAGCTGGACTTGGAGATGTAAGCTTAAATCGTGTAACACTATTCCCTAATCCTTCAAAGGACGAAGTAACACTTAAATCTCGATCTGAAATAAAAGCTTTAAAGATCTTTGATCATTTAGGAAGAATCGTGAAAATGATTACTTTACAAAATGATATCTTAGAGAAGTCGATCAGTATTTCTAATCTAAAAGCAGGTCTTTATTTCATCGAAGTTGAGAATAAAACTGGAAAACAAAGTCTGAAATTGATTAAGGAGTAA
- a CDS encoding acetyl-CoA C-acyltransferase, with amino-acid sequence MKNTYIIDGVRTPIGNYKGTLSTIRPDDLAAHVIKTVVERNPNIPKDAYADVIMGCANQAGEDNRNVARMAGLLAGLPVTVPGETVNRLCSSGLSAIVHAHRAIQTGDGDVFISGGVENMTRGPLVIAKPSSAFGTDSKMYDSSFGWRFVNHKMAEMYGVDGMGNTAENLVEKYTISREDQDAFAAWSQQKAAAAQQSGRLAKEIVAVEIPQRKKDPIIFKDDEFIRPSTTKEILAKLRPAFKKDGGSVTAGNSSGLNDGAAATIIASEDAVKKYNLKPIARVVSSAVVGVEPRIMGIGPVAASNKALEKAGLTMDHMDVIELNEAFASQALACTRAWGLADDDPRLNPNGGSIAIGHPLGVTGTRLAYSAALELQLTKKKYALITMCVGVGQGYAMVIENV; translated from the coding sequence ATGAAAAACACATATATAATAGACGGTGTACGTACACCAATTGGAAATTACAAAGGAACATTATCCACCATTAGGCCAGATGATCTTGCAGCGCACGTAATAAAAACCGTAGTAGAAAGAAATCCCAATATCCCAAAAGACGCCTACGCAGATGTCATAATGGGTTGTGCCAACCAAGCTGGTGAGGATAATCGTAATGTAGCGCGCATGGCTGGATTACTTGCTGGCTTACCAGTTACAGTTCCAGGAGAAACGGTAAACAGATTGTGTAGTTCTGGATTGAGTGCTATTGTGCATGCGCATAGAGCCATACAAACTGGTGATGGCGATGTCTTTATTTCTGGTGGAGTAGAGAACATGACACGTGGACCACTGGTAATTGCAAAACCTAGTAGTGCTTTTGGAACGGATTCAAAGATGTATGATTCTAGTTTTGGATGGCGATTTGTCAATCACAAAATGGCTGAAATGTACGGTGTAGACGGAATGGGTAATACAGCTGAAAACCTTGTAGAGAAATATACGATCTCTCGAGAAGATCAAGATGCCTTTGCAGCATGGTCACAGCAAAAAGCTGCTGCTGCTCAACAATCTGGAAGACTTGCTAAGGAAATAGTAGCCGTGGAGATTCCGCAACGTAAAAAAGATCCTATCATCTTTAAAGATGACGAATTTATAAGACCATCGACAACTAAAGAAATTCTTGCAAAATTACGTCCAGCCTTTAAAAAAGATGGTGGCTCTGTAACAGCAGGAAATTCTAGCGGATTGAACGATGGAGCTGCGGCCACTATTATCGCAAGTGAAGATGCGGTTAAAAAATATAACTTAAAGCCTATTGCGAGAGTGGTGAGTAGTGCGGTAGTAGGCGTGGAGCCTCGTATTATGGGAATAGGTCCTGTTGCAGCCAGTAATAAAGCACTAGAAAAAGCTGGATTGACTATGGATCATATGGATGTGATTGAACTGAATGAAGCATTTGCTTCACAAGCACTTGCCTGTACAAGAGCTTGGGGACTTGCAGATGACGATCCACGTTTAAACCCTAATGGTGGATCTATTGCAATCGGTCATCCACTAGGTGTTACAGGAACTCGACTAGCTTATAGTGCGGCTCTCGAACTCCAGTTGACTAAAAAGAAATATGCACTTATAACCATGTGCGTTGGCGTAGGACAAGGATATGCGATGGTAATAGAGAATGTTTAA
- a CDS encoding T9SS type A sorting domain-containing protein, whose product MKKLYTYLIVFILFSGFIQAQNPVLTASDWFLEDLYVNGNSNLPSSINYITYNVELSFTDTGTNYQFETSVCPGAADIAGTFVYPNATTNTMTLQFVAQTLALCCDPNPNGIQNPDQDCLDLAGYSGMYMQFFATGISLDFHYDIATLGITNTTTLTITNPNGDYARYGSVPLSIDEVTSEIDVLLAANPVRDRLILKGSDIDYITDITIYDLSGKKLLNTNLYDEFIDIKTLKSGMYLLQIKLYDKMKTIRFIKE is encoded by the coding sequence ATGAAAAAATTATACACGTATTTAATAGTTTTTATATTATTCAGTGGTTTTATTCAGGCCCAAAATCCAGTCCTAACTGCAAGCGATTGGTTTTTAGAAGATCTATACGTAAACGGTAATTCTAATCTTCCATCTAGTATTAATTATATTACTTATAATGTAGAATTAAGCTTTACAGATACTGGCACAAATTATCAATTTGAAACATCTGTGTGTCCTGGAGCGGCTGACATAGCTGGTACTTTTGTTTATCCTAACGCGACTACAAATACCATGACACTTCAGTTTGTAGCACAAACGTTAGCACTTTGTTGCGACCCTAACCCCAATGGTATCCAAAACCCTGATCAAGACTGTTTAGATTTAGCAGGTTATAGTGGTATGTACATGCAATTTTTTGCAACCGGAATATCCCTTGATTTTCACTATGATATCGCCACGCTAGGTATTACTAATACTACCACTTTAACTATTACAAACCCCAATGGTGATTATGCCCGATATGGAAGTGTGCCATTATCTATCGATGAGGTTACAAGTGAAATCGATGTATTACTTGCCGCTAATCCTGTTAGAGATAGATTAATTCTTAAAGGATCGGATATAGATTACATTACAGATATTACGATATATGATCTAAGTGGTAAAAAATTATTGAACACAAATTTATACGATGAATTCATAGATATAAAAACATTAAAGTCTGGAATGTACTTATTACAAATTAAATTGTATGATAAGATGAAGACTATTAGATTTATTAAAGAATAG
- the paaZ gene encoding phenylacetic acid degradation bifunctional protein PaaZ → MILESYINGQWQAGEEKSTRNMYDAITGDIIGLTSTEGLDIASALQYGRDHGKVLRDMTFQQRGNMIKKLALYLNKRKKAFYDISYKTGATRADSWVDIEGGFGNLFANASLRKLFPDQSYAVEGDPIDLSRGGRFMAHHILVPRKGVAVHINAFNFPVWGMLEKCAVNWMAGMPAVVLPAPQTAFLTEAVVREIINSGILPEGSLQLLSGLTTSILDTVNSQDVVTFTGSAHTGRKLKAHPRLLEESVPFTMEADSLNSSVLGPDAVPGTPEFDIFVKEVRKEMTSKAGQKCTAIRRILVPENLMEDVQIELGKQLSKTVIGDPLLRETRMGALINNDQRETTKSQISKIAQTAQMVYGNLDEVEILGDRAQKGAFMSPILMREDQPFKNTAAHEVECFGPVSTLMPYKNLDEAIELAHMGKGSLVSSVVTGDDAFAKAYTINAASSHGRILTLNRDSAPQSTGHGSPLPLLVHGGPGRAGGGEEMGGLRGIKHYMQRCAVQGSPTSLTEITGIYQPNGAYKKAENHPFSYHYEDIKPGMSLETHKRTLTDTDIQNFANLTWDHFYAHTDITSLDGSIFKKRTAHGYFIISAAAGLFVYPNKGPVSANYGLEDIRFLRPLYHNDTIYVRLTCKEKRERDVAGREHPSGIVKWYVEVFDAEPVDYENGKTDEEATALVAVATILTMVEKKQTVFPEITEGYIKSALAKLDANAKPNWGTMTPQHMVEHLEMSYRIASGEIQDFEVATPDEYLEKVAATLWNYDKMPQNHKMPLMKQDGTLEDLKHEDLETAKAKMLEAREEYLEYFKRNPKATTKNAVFGELSKYEWTLLERKHVYHHLTQFGIISA, encoded by the coding sequence ATGATCCTAGAAAGTTACATCAATGGCCAGTGGCAAGCTGGTGAAGAGAAATCTACACGTAATATGTATGACGCCATTACTGGTGACATCATAGGTCTTACAAGTACTGAAGGTTTAGATATTGCTAGTGCGTTGCAATATGGTCGCGATCATGGTAAGGTGTTGAGAGATATGACGTTTCAGCAACGTGGTAACATGATTAAAAAATTAGCACTTTATCTTAATAAAAGAAAAAAAGCGTTTTACGACATCAGTTACAAAACCGGTGCGACTAGAGCAGATAGCTGGGTAGATATAGAAGGTGGTTTTGGAAACCTATTTGCAAATGCAAGTCTTAGAAAACTCTTTCCAGATCAGAGTTATGCCGTAGAAGGTGATCCTATCGATTTATCGCGTGGTGGTCGTTTTATGGCACATCACATTCTAGTACCTCGCAAAGGTGTCGCCGTGCATATCAATGCATTTAATTTTCCAGTTTGGGGAATGTTAGAAAAATGTGCTGTAAACTGGATGGCCGGTATGCCAGCAGTCGTATTGCCAGCGCCACAAACAGCCTTTTTAACAGAAGCTGTAGTACGCGAAATCATCAATTCAGGAATCCTTCCAGAAGGATCTTTACAACTCTTAAGTGGTTTGACCACAAGTATTCTAGATACGGTGAACTCACAAGATGTAGTCACCTTCACAGGTAGTGCGCATACCGGTAGAAAATTAAAAGCACATCCACGATTATTAGAAGAGTCAGTTCCGTTCACGATGGAGGCAGATTCATTAAATTCATCTGTCTTAGGACCAGATGCTGTTCCTGGAACTCCAGAATTTGACATATTTGTAAAAGAAGTACGTAAAGAGATGACCTCTAAAGCTGGACAAAAATGTACAGCGATTAGAAGAATTCTTGTCCCAGAAAACCTGATGGAAGACGTGCAAATCGAATTAGGAAAACAACTTTCTAAAACCGTTATAGGAGATCCTTTATTGAGAGAAACTCGCATGGGTGCTCTTATTAATAACGATCAAAGAGAAACTACTAAATCACAAATTTCAAAAATTGCTCAAACCGCACAAATGGTTTATGGTAACCTAGATGAGGTAGAAATTTTAGGAGATCGCGCCCAAAAAGGAGCGTTTATGTCACCTATTTTAATGCGAGAAGATCAACCGTTTAAAAATACCGCAGCTCATGAAGTAGAATGTTTTGGTCCTGTGAGTACGTTGATGCCATATAAAAATCTAGATGAGGCGATTGAACTGGCTCATATGGGTAAAGGCTCGTTGGTGAGCAGTGTAGTTACTGGTGATGACGCTTTCGCGAAAGCGTATACCATAAACGCAGCATCGTCACATGGTAGAATATTGACTTTAAATAGAGATAGCGCACCACAATCCACAGGACATGGCTCTCCATTACCACTGTTAGTACATGGTGGACCAGGACGTGCTGGTGGCGGCGAGGAAATGGGTGGACTGCGAGGTATAAAACATTACATGCAGCGTTGTGCCGTTCAAGGAAGTCCAACTTCATTAACTGAAATCACTGGAATTTATCAGCCTAATGGAGCTTATAAAAAAGCAGAGAATCATCCATTCTCATACCATTATGAGGATATCAAACCTGGAATGAGCCTAGAAACTCATAAACGAACTCTGACTGATACTGATATCCAGAATTTTGCAAACTTAACTTGGGATCATTTCTATGCGCATACAGATATTACCAGTCTAGATGGAAGTATTTTTAAGAAACGTACCGCCCACGGTTACTTTATCATCAGTGCCGCGGCAGGATTATTTGTTTATCCTAATAAAGGACCAGTAAGTGCAAATTATGGTCTAGAAGACATTCGTTTCTTGAGACCTTTATATCATAATGACACGATTTATGTACGCTTGACTTGTAAAGAAAAACGAGAAAGAGACGTTGCTGGTCGTGAACATCCATCTGGTATTGTAAAATGGTATGTAGAGGTTTTTGATGCAGAGCCAGTAGATTATGAAAATGGAAAGACTGATGAAGAAGCAACAGCTTTGGTAGCGGTAGCGACCATTCTCACCATGGTAGAGAAAAAGCAAACGGTATTTCCAGAAATTACAGAAGGCTATATAAAGTCTGCTTTAGCGAAATTAGATGCAAACGCAAAACCTAATTGGGGAACAATGACACCACAGCACATGGTAGAACATCTCGAGATGAGCTATAGAATTGCTAGTGGTGAGATTCAAGATTTTGAAGTTGCTACACCAGATGAATATCTAGAAAAAGTAGCAGCGACTTTGTGGAATTATGATAAAATGCCACAAAATCACAAAATGCCGTTGATGAAACAAGATGGAACGCTTGAAGATTTAAAACATGAAGATCTTGAAACTGCTAAAGCTAAAATGCTAGAGGCACGTGAGGAATATCTAGAATATTTCAAACGTAACCCTAAAGCAACGACAAAGAATGCTGTTTTTGGTGAGTTGAGTAAGTACGAGTGGACTTTGTTGGAGAGAAAGCATGTATATCACCATCTAACTCAGTTTGGAATAATTTCCGCGTAG